One region of Oncorhynchus gorbuscha isolate QuinsamMale2020 ecotype Even-year unplaced genomic scaffold, OgorEven_v1.0 Un_scaffold_1577, whole genome shotgun sequence genomic DNA includes:
- the LOC124023294 gene encoding forkhead box protein K1-like: protein MADFRDDTGARALLALQSAPCSPVRVGVTSPAYPPNFTFSGSSVLSRGCAMPPRLASPPRALARLEGRDFDFVMRQRTVTVGRNSSHGSVDINMGHSSFISRRHLQITFEEPCGFSLRCLGKNGVFVDGVFQRRGAPPCSCPGSKCVFRFPSTVIKIQFSSLLSGEESREEEQRSPPPRLTLLPHISPLKISIPTMHHEDLRHLVSPLPSPTGTLSVPNSCPASPRGAGSSGYRYGRNVTSDLQLAAEFAAKAVSEQQRGVAEQHGESGGGDSPKDESKPPYSYAQLIVQAISSAPDRQLTLSGIYTHITKHYPYYRTADKGWQVTRHIT from the exons aTGGCAGACTTTCGGGACGACACCGGAGCTCGAGCCCTACTGGCCTTGCAATCTGCCCCGTGCAGCCCTGTTCGAGTCGGGGTGACCTCACCCGCATACCCTCCCAATTTCACCTTCTCGGGCTCTTCGGTGCTGAGTCGGGGCTGCGCGATGCCTCCTCGCCTCGCGTCTCCTCCTCGGGCCCTGGCCAGGCTCGAAGGCCGGGACTTTGATTTCGTCATGAGGCAGCGGACAGTGACCGTAGGCCGTAACTCGTCGCACGGCTCCGTGGATATAAACATGGGTCACTCGAGCTTCATCTCTCGGCGGCACCTCCAGATCACCTTCGAGGAGCCGTGCGGGTTTTCGCTGCGCTGCCTCGGGAAGAACGGCGTCTTCGTGGACGGCGTGTTTCAGAGGAGAGGCGCGCCTCCCTGCAGCTGCCCCGGGAGTAA atGTGTGTTCAGGTTCCCCAGTACAGTGATCAAAATCcagttctcctctctgttgtctggGGAGGAGtcgagagaggaggagcagcggTCTCCCCCGCCCCGCCTCACCCTCCTCCCACACATCTCCCCCCTCAAGATCAGCATTCCCACAATGCACCACGAGGACCTGCGACACCTGGTCAGCCCGCTGCCCTCTCCGACAGGGACCCTCAG tGTTCCTAACTCGTGCCCGGCCAGTCCGAGGGGTGCGGGGTCATCGGGTTATCGCTACGGACGCAACGTGACATCTGACCTCCAGCTGGCTGCGGAGTTCGCTGCCAAGGCTGTCTCCGAGCAACAGCGGGGCGTTGCTGAGCAACACGGAGAGTCCGGCGGCGGAGACAGCCCCAAG gaTGAATCGAAGCCTCCCTACTCCTACGCCCAGTTGATAGTACAGGCCATCTCTTCAGCACCAGACAGACAGCTGACCCTGTCTGGAATCTACACACACATCACCAAACACTACCCCTACTATCGCACTGCAGACAAGGGCTggcaggtaactagacacatcacctaa